A single genomic interval of Flavihumibacter rivuli harbors:
- a CDS encoding carboxypeptidase-like regulatory domain-containing protein — MKLILIMFACLIAGKPTIVDMKNDALVIQGKVISFNESFPLEGVLVQVKGTSTITGTQADGTYSLEIRPIDTMLVFSLSGYERQEVRVMPDKREYDIALKPSGQ; from the coding sequence ATGAAATTGATCCTGATCATGTTCGCATGTTTAATCGCTGGTAAGCCGACAATAGTTGATATGAAGAATGACGCATTAGTTATCCAGGGAAAAGTTATCAGTTTTAATGAATCCTTTCCCCTTGAAGGTGTTTTGGTTCAGGTGAAAGGAACCAGTACCATAACAGGAACCCAGGCTGATGGGACCTATTCACTTGAGATAAGGCCTATAGATACGATGCTTGTGTTTAGCCTAAGTGGCTATGAACGACAGGAGGTCAGGGTTATGCCAGATAAAAGGGAGTATGATATCGCTTTGAAACCTTCTGGACAATAG
- a CDS encoding homoserine O-acetyltransferase family protein — translation MTEIFYLKEPFHLESGEVLPSLHLAYTTYGWLNESRDNVVWVFHALTANSDPAEWWPGLVGQGKLIDPAKYFIVCVNMPGSCYGSIGPLSKDPDTGESYFHAFPFFTTRDMVKAYQRLRYALGIRRIKLGIGGSMGGQQLLEWAIEEPRLFEHIVPIATNAFHSAWGIAFNESQRRCIEVDATWTDRGRWAGIEGMKVARGLGLLSYRNYHIYDIHQREDDRRKLTDFKSSSYQVYQGEKLARRFNAFSYHTLTRSMDAHNVGRGRLSVAAALNTIQAHTLVIGIGTDILFPLSEQQYIAAHINNARFVAIHSNYGHDGFLLENDSLTRIIGPFVEEAFISTSSV, via the coding sequence ATGACGGAAATATTTTACCTAAAGGAACCCTTTCATTTAGAGTCTGGTGAGGTCCTTCCTTCCTTACACCTCGCCTATACCACCTATGGTTGGCTAAATGAAAGCAGGGACAATGTGGTATGGGTCTTTCATGCCTTAACTGCTAATAGTGACCCGGCAGAATGGTGGCCCGGCTTAGTGGGTCAGGGTAAACTTATTGATCCCGCTAAATATTTCATTGTTTGTGTAAATATGCCAGGAAGTTGCTACGGAAGTATTGGGCCATTAAGTAAGGATCCTGATACTGGTGAAAGTTATTTCCATGCTTTCCCCTTCTTTACTACAAGGGATATGGTAAAAGCATACCAGCGTCTCAGGTATGCTCTAGGTATAAGGAGGATAAAGCTGGGTATTGGTGGCTCAATGGGTGGTCAACAATTACTTGAATGGGCAATTGAAGAGCCAAGGCTTTTTGAACACATAGTCCCTATAGCAACAAATGCATTTCATTCAGCATGGGGTATTGCCTTTAATGAATCCCAAAGACGTTGTATTGAAGTTGATGCAACATGGACGGATAGAGGGCGATGGGCTGGAATTGAAGGCATGAAAGTAGCCAGGGGTCTTGGACTCTTGTCTTACAGAAATTACCACATTTATGATATACATCAGCGCGAGGATGACAGGAGAAAGCTGACTGATTTTAAGAGTTCATCTTACCAGGTTTACCAGGGAGAGAAGCTCGCCAGAAGGTTCAATGCATTCAGTTACCATACATTAACCAGAAGCATGGATGCCCACAATGTTGGTAGGGGAAGACTGTCTGTTGCTGCAGCATTAAATACGATACAGGCCCATACCTTGGTGATCGGTATAGGTACGGATATTTTATTCCCCCTCAGTGAGCAGCAATACATTGCAGCACATATCAATAATGCTCGTTTTGTGGCCATCCACTCCAACTATGGCCATGATGGGTTTTTACTTGAGAATGATTCATTAACCAGGATCATAGGGCCATTTGTTGAGGAGGCATTCATTTCCACAAGTTCTGTTTAG
- a CDS encoding O-acetylhomoserine aminocarboxypropyltransferase/cysteine synthase family protein produces MSSNYHFETLQLHAGQEIDPTTRSRAVPIFQTSSYAFENTGHAADLFGLRQFGNIYTRIMNPTTDVLEKRLAALEGGVAAVATSSGQAAQFLALSNILQAGDNLITTSFLYGGTYNQFKVAFKRLGIDVRFANGDDVESFVPLIDKNTKAIYLETIGNPRLNIPDFKKFAALSREYDLPLVVDNTFGAAGYLFRPIEWGANIVVASTTKWIGGHGTSIGGIVVDGGNYNWGNGKFPQFTEPAEGYHGLKFWDVFGEGNPLGLPNIAFAIRARVEGLRDFGPSASPFNSFLHLQGLETLSLRVERISQNALALAQWLEQHELVEFVWYPGLKSSHYHSLANNYLKRGYGGVLQFGIRGGIDNGRRFIDSLKLVSHLANVGDAKTLAIHPASTTHEQLNESERETSGVLPNLIRISLGIEHIEDIKADFEQAFQKVFLTDLVS; encoded by the coding sequence ATGAGTAGTAATTATCATTTCGAAACCCTTCAATTGCACGCCGGACAGGAAATTGATCCAACCACGCGTTCAAGGGCAGTACCTATTTTCCAAACTAGTTCCTATGCATTCGAGAATACCGGTCATGCTGCCGATTTGTTCGGATTAAGGCAATTTGGAAACATTTATACCAGGATCATGAATCCTACTACTGATGTGTTGGAAAAAAGATTGGCAGCATTAGAAGGGGGTGTAGCTGCAGTTGCAACATCATCCGGACAAGCAGCCCAATTCCTGGCGTTAAGTAATATTCTTCAGGCGGGTGATAACCTGATTACTACCTCTTTTCTTTATGGTGGCACCTATAATCAATTCAAGGTTGCTTTTAAGCGCTTAGGCATTGATGTTAGGTTTGCTAATGGGGATGATGTGGAAAGTTTTGTTCCCCTTATTGACAAGAACACAAAAGCCATTTACCTGGAAACGATTGGTAATCCGAGGCTGAATATCCCTGATTTTAAAAAGTTCGCTGCACTGAGCCGCGAATACGATTTGCCCCTTGTGGTTGATAATACTTTTGGAGCGGCCGGGTATTTATTCAGGCCTATTGAATGGGGTGCGAATATAGTGGTTGCGTCCACTACCAAATGGATCGGTGGCCATGGAACTTCTATTGGGGGAATTGTTGTGGATGGGGGAAATTATAATTGGGGTAATGGGAAATTTCCCCAGTTTACAGAGCCTGCTGAAGGCTACCATGGCCTGAAATTCTGGGATGTTTTTGGAGAGGGCAATCCTTTGGGGTTACCCAATATTGCATTTGCCATTCGCGCAAGGGTTGAAGGATTGAGGGATTTTGGGCCCTCCGCAAGTCCGTTTAATTCTTTCCTTCACCTTCAGGGCCTGGAAACCCTTTCCTTGCGGGTTGAAAGAATATCTCAGAATGCCCTTGCCCTTGCGCAATGGTTAGAACAGCATGAATTGGTGGAATTTGTATGGTATCCTGGACTGAAGTCCAGTCACTATCATAGCCTTGCCAACAATTACCTTAAACGAGGTTATGGAGGCGTTCTTCAATTTGGCATCAGGGGTGGTATCGATAATGGTAGGCGATTTATTGATTCTCTTAAGTTAGTAAGTCACCTGGCAAATGTTGGTGATGCAAAAACCCTTGCCATTCATCCCGCTTCTACCACTCATGAACAGTTAAACGAGTCGGAAAGGGAAACTTCTGGAGTTTTACCCAACCTGATCAGGATTAGTCTGGGGATAGAGCACATTGAAGATATTAAAGCAGATTTTGAACAGGCATTTCAGAAGGTCTTTTTAACGGACCTGGTTTCCTGA
- a CDS encoding TlpA family protein disulfide reductase, producing the protein MGKILMLCLGISLLAIDTLLAQENQVESKSTVDVNRGFIVNVGEKAPGGILLELTNGEKLTLESLRGKVVLLQFTASWCVVCRKEMPHLEKEVWQVYKDRGLVLIGIDRDEPIDTVRQFASKMKVTYPLALDPGAAIFHKFASRDAGVTRNVLIDRNGNISFLTRLFDMQEFEQLKQKISELLN; encoded by the coding sequence ATGGGGAAGATATTGATGCTTTGTTTAGGGATTAGTTTGCTGGCCATTGACACCCTTCTTGCGCAAGAAAATCAGGTTGAGTCAAAGAGTACAGTTGATGTGAATAGGGGCTTTATCGTTAATGTTGGTGAAAAGGCTCCTGGTGGCATTTTGCTCGAGCTGACGAATGGGGAGAAGTTGACATTGGAATCGCTAAGGGGAAAGGTTGTGTTGCTCCAATTTACAGCTAGCTGGTGTGTGGTATGCAGGAAGGAAATGCCTCATCTTGAAAAGGAGGTCTGGCAGGTGTATAAAGACAGGGGCCTGGTGTTGATTGGTATTGATCGTGATGAGCCCATTGATACTGTGAGGCAGTTTGCATCTAAAATGAAAGTAACCTATCCATTAGCGTTAGATCCAGGCGCCGCGATATTCCATAAGTTCGCCTCAAGGGATGCCGGTGTTACCCGAAATGTCCTGATTGACAGAAATGGTAATATTAGTTTCCTGACAAGATTATTCGACATGCAAGAGTTTGAGCAGCTCAAGCAGAAGATTTCCGAATTACTGAATTGA
- a CDS encoding Gfo/Idh/MocA family protein, whose product MNRKLRMGMIGGGLDAFIGAIHRLAANMDGKIELVCGALSINEEIAIKSGKALFLNEDRIYKNYEEMLEKEAALPADQRMDFVTIVTPNFAHFAPAMKALEKGFHVVIEKPITLSLEEAKQLKAKVEETGLILCLTHTYTGYPMVKEAKDLIAKGELGKIRKVFVEYRQGWLSRLSEREGNAGAAWRTDAKKSGKSGVMGDIGTHAFNLAEYISGLQVSELCADLNVVVDGRALDDDGAVLLRFNNGASGVLMATQVAAGEENNLSIRIYGEQGGIEWQQQEPNTLLVKWYDKPMEVRRAGQGYLSAIAKQNTRTPGGHPEGYLEAFANLYRNFTQTLAARMEGGSVDASVVEFPSVNEGIRGMAFIENVVRSNESGEKWVSYTI is encoded by the coding sequence ATGAATCGAAAACTACGTATGGGCATGATCGGTGGTGGCCTCGACGCATTTATTGGCGCTATCCACCGACTGGCAGCCAACATGGATGGTAAGATCGAACTGGTTTGTGGCGCACTCAGCATCAACGAAGAGATTGCCATCAAAAGTGGTAAGGCACTGTTCCTTAACGAGGACCGCATTTACAAGAATTACGAAGAGATGCTGGAGAAGGAAGCCGCTTTGCCGGCCGACCAGCGGATGGATTTCGTGACCATTGTTACCCCCAACTTCGCGCATTTCGCTCCGGCCATGAAGGCACTGGAGAAAGGCTTCCACGTAGTGATCGAGAAGCCGATCACGCTTTCGCTGGAAGAAGCCAAGCAATTAAAGGCCAAAGTGGAAGAGACCGGTCTCATCCTCTGCCTTACGCATACCTATACCGGTTATCCCATGGTGAAAGAGGCGAAGGACCTCATTGCAAAGGGCGAACTGGGCAAGATCCGCAAGGTATTTGTTGAATACCGGCAGGGCTGGCTGAGCCGCCTGTCGGAGCGCGAAGGCAATGCCGGCGCCGCCTGGAGGACGGATGCCAAGAAATCGGGCAAGAGCGGTGTGATGGGCGATATCGGCACCCATGCTTTTAACCTGGCTGAATACATCAGTGGCCTGCAAGTAAGCGAACTCTGCGCCGACCTGAATGTGGTGGTGGATGGCCGTGCCCTGGATGATGACGGGGCCGTGCTGCTGCGTTTCAACAATGGGGCCAGTGGAGTGCTGATGGCTACGCAGGTAGCAGCCGGTGAGGAAAATAACCTGTCGATCCGCATTTATGGCGAGCAGGGTGGAATAGAATGGCAGCAGCAGGAGCCCAATACCCTACTGGTAAAATGGTATGACAAGCCAATGGAAGTACGTCGTGCCGGCCAGGGTTACCTGAGCGCCATCGCCAAACAAAATACCCGCACGCCCGGTGGCCATCCCGAAGGTTACCTGGAAGCTTTCGCCAACCTCTACCGCAATTTCACCCAAACCCTTGCGGCCCGCATGGAAGGCGGCAGCGTTGATGCCAGCGTGGTTGAATTCCCCTCCGTGAATGAAGGCATCAGGGGAATGGCCTTTATCGAGAACGTGGTAAGGAGCAATGAAAGCGGGGAGAAATGGGTGAGTTATACAATTTGA
- a CDS encoding MG2 domain-containing protein — translation MRSKLALAFVVILFTTLSACNRKTVSLEFTNAEKEVSQLQNLVFRFSKPLVSDSLLNRWDATEYISFEPKIPGKFRWESPDELVFSPANPLAPATNYTATINKAVLQHSAYGQIEQPKKISFYTPALKLEGSNITWVLQDENSTSAIPQVELSFNYPIQPAQLKEKLRLQVDGKSVNYSLVSASASRFMVLRILDLRAEDRDMPISISLDKGLLPEGGSNPTAEAQQMDGNVPSPFVLTINDMETEHDGSTGKLIIRTSQQLANNDLSALVKISPAVKFSTELTENGLFISSDGFSNEKTYELTILKGLRGKIGGQLKEDYTNSFGFGELEPSVNFTNRKATYLSGEGYKNIEVSIVNIPKVKVVVSKIYENNLLAAKNYGYSPEEKDGEQGYYYNEGGDLSFGDVIYEKEIETSTLPKNGASRLFHFSVEDKLPDFKGIYHIRIRSSDDYWVSDSRFISLSDIGLIAKEGKDAIWVFANSIKTAKAMKDVTVSAYGANNQLLGMGTTDENGVATIAYMRKEMAGFKPAMLVAKTAGDFNYLPFSNTAVNTSRFEVGGKRINSTGIDAFVYAERDIYRPGEKINFALIARNANWQSPGEMPLKMKFLLPTGKELKTIRKNLNAQGMLEGSLDIATAAITGSYTMEVYTGNDVLLTTKNFMVEEFVPDRIKVNTKLDKAQLKPGEKANLSITATNFFGPPAANRKYETEIQVNQLAFSPKKYRQFQFNLANQNSFFDKQLREGNTNEQGNASESFTVPDMYKNIGLLQTNFYTTVFDETGRPVSRKASAEIYTQEVFFGIGDNGYDYFPLQQPIRFPVIALDKNERPLNGAVAAVQVIKHEYRTVLAKSGNYFRYESQQEDKVVAQGNATINGENTFYSFTPRTPGNYEIRLYIPGASAYVSRSFYSYGSWGGDNNSFDVNTEGEIDIETDKASYAEGESVKLLFKTPFNGKMLVTMEQDKVLSHQYVDVSKRNASLDLQLTAEHLPNVYITATLFKPHDASDIPLTVAHGFRSVKVEQASRKMRVDIQAQSAVRSRTHQKVMVKTQPGSQVTLAAVDNGVLQVTDFATPDPYAHFYAQRALGVNAFDLYPLLFPELKARLSSTGGDGALSMNQRVNPMPNKRVKIVSYWSGIKTANSSGEASFEFDIPQFSGEVRLMALAVNNNQFGSGEKLMTVADPVVLSTAMPRFLSPTDTINVPVTITNTTRNNGNLTASIRVQGPLEVIGSGQQTASVEAGSEAVVNFRVAARSQIAAGKVEIEVAGMGEKFREETDITVRPPSTLQKMTGSGVVNANSTKAISIGTADFMPGSSRYQLVVSRSPALELANQLQYLVEYPYGCTEQTVSSAFPQLYFGDMADLLKKGTANKQSANANVMEAIRKIKMRQLYNGAITLWDQADTENWWATTYSAHFLLEARKAGFEVEQGLLNTMLGYINNRLRNKETINYIYNRDKQKKIAPKEVAYSLYVLALAGRPNVPVMNYYKSRPDILSLDSKYLLAATYALAGDKSRFKELLPGSFSGEVAVAQTGGSFYSDIRDEAIALNALIEIDPNNAQVPVMARHVTDQLKQRRWYSTQESSFGFLAIGKLSRKANQANTSGEIRANGKTIARINNNTVKLSDKELPGTNVDLVVKGNGQLYYWWQSEGISISGAYKEEDSYLKIRRKFYNRNGQPIHSNVFNQNDLVIVQLVLEKSYSSVVENVVITDLLPAGFEIENPRTKEIPGMDWIKDASTPTHIDVRDDRIHLFVDAQQNRQVYYYAVRAVSPGKFRMGPASADAMYNSEYHSYHGAGMITVKKP, via the coding sequence CGACTCGCTATTGAATCGCTGGGATGCAACGGAATACATCAGTTTCGAACCCAAGATCCCGGGAAAGTTCCGATGGGAAAGCCCGGATGAATTGGTCTTCTCCCCGGCCAATCCATTGGCGCCGGCCACCAATTATACCGCCACGATCAACAAAGCCGTCCTGCAACATTCGGCTTACGGCCAGATCGAACAACCCAAAAAGATCAGCTTCTACACACCAGCCCTCAAACTGGAAGGCTCTAACATTACCTGGGTCTTACAGGACGAGAACAGTACCTCGGCGATCCCGCAGGTGGAACTTAGTTTCAACTACCCCATCCAGCCGGCTCAGCTGAAGGAGAAACTCAGGCTGCAAGTGGATGGCAAATCTGTCAACTACTCACTGGTCAGCGCTTCCGCATCCAGGTTCATGGTCCTGCGGATCCTGGACCTCCGGGCGGAAGACAGGGATATGCCCATCTCTATCAGTCTCGACAAAGGACTACTGCCGGAAGGTGGAAGCAACCCCACTGCCGAGGCACAGCAAATGGATGGCAATGTACCTTCCCCTTTTGTGCTGACCATAAATGATATGGAAACTGAACACGATGGTTCAACGGGTAAACTCATCATCAGGACCAGCCAGCAACTCGCCAACAACGACCTTTCAGCCCTGGTAAAGATCAGTCCTGCTGTAAAATTCTCCACCGAACTGACCGAGAACGGACTGTTCATCAGCAGTGATGGCTTCAGCAACGAGAAAACCTATGAGCTGACCATCCTCAAAGGATTGAGGGGAAAGATCGGCGGGCAACTGAAGGAGGACTACACCAACAGCTTCGGGTTTGGTGAACTGGAACCTTCGGTCAACTTCACCAACCGGAAAGCGACCTACCTGTCCGGTGAAGGCTATAAGAATATTGAGGTCAGCATTGTCAATATCCCCAAGGTCAAGGTAGTGGTCTCCAAGATCTATGAGAACAACCTGCTGGCCGCTAAAAATTACGGCTATTCCCCGGAGGAAAAGGACGGCGAGCAGGGATACTATTATAATGAAGGCGGCGACCTGAGTTTCGGCGATGTGATCTATGAAAAAGAGATCGAGACCAGCACCCTTCCGAAAAATGGCGCGTCAAGGCTCTTTCATTTCTCGGTTGAGGACAAATTACCGGACTTCAAAGGCATCTACCATATCCGCATCAGGTCCAGTGATGATTACTGGGTAAGTGATAGCCGCTTCATCTCGCTGTCTGATATTGGATTGATCGCGAAGGAAGGCAAGGACGCGATCTGGGTCTTTGCCAATTCCATCAAAACCGCCAAGGCCATGAAGGATGTAACGGTCTCCGCTTACGGCGCCAATAACCAGCTCCTGGGGATGGGAACAACGGACGAGAACGGCGTGGCAACGATTGCGTATATGCGAAAAGAAATGGCAGGCTTCAAACCGGCGATGCTGGTAGCGAAGACAGCCGGCGATTTCAACTACCTGCCTTTTAGCAATACGGCCGTCAATACTTCCCGCTTTGAAGTAGGGGGCAAAAGGATCAATAGTACAGGCATCGATGCATTTGTATATGCGGAAAGGGATATTTACCGGCCCGGCGAGAAGATCAATTTTGCCCTGATCGCCCGCAATGCGAATTGGCAATCCCCCGGGGAAATGCCTTTGAAAATGAAGTTCCTCCTGCCAACGGGTAAGGAACTGAAGACCATCCGCAAGAACCTCAATGCCCAGGGTATGCTCGAAGGCAGTCTCGACATTGCAACTGCAGCCATTACGGGCAGCTACACCATGGAAGTCTATACCGGCAATGATGTCCTGCTCACCACCAAAAACTTCATGGTGGAAGAATTCGTACCAGATCGCATTAAAGTGAACACGAAGCTGGATAAAGCACAGCTCAAACCGGGCGAGAAGGCCAACCTGTCCATTACCGCCACCAATTTCTTCGGGCCACCTGCCGCCAACCGTAAATACGAAACAGAGATCCAGGTGAACCAACTGGCCTTCTCCCCCAAAAAATACCGCCAGTTCCAGTTCAACCTGGCCAACCAGAACAGTTTCTTCGACAAACAACTGAGGGAAGGCAATACCAATGAGCAGGGTAATGCCAGTGAAAGCTTTACCGTCCCGGATATGTACAAGAATATCGGGCTCCTGCAAACCAATTTCTATACTACTGTTTTCGATGAAACGGGCAGGCCGGTTAGCAGGAAGGCCAGTGCCGAGATCTATACCCAGGAAGTATTCTTCGGCATCGGTGATAACGGTTATGATTATTTCCCGCTGCAACAGCCTATCCGCTTCCCGGTGATCGCACTCGACAAGAATGAACGGCCACTTAATGGTGCTGTAGCTGCTGTACAGGTCATCAAACATGAATACCGGACCGTGCTCGCAAAGAGCGGGAATTATTTCCGGTATGAATCGCAACAGGAAGACAAGGTGGTCGCACAAGGCAATGCCACCATCAACGGGGAGAACACCTTCTACAGTTTCACCCCTCGCACGCCCGGCAATTATGAAATTCGGTTGTACATCCCCGGTGCATCGGCCTATGTCAGCCGCAGTTTCTATAGTTATGGCAGTTGGGGTGGCGACAACAATTCCTTTGATGTGAATACGGAAGGCGAGATCGATATTGAAACAGATAAGGCCAGCTACGCGGAAGGGGAATCTGTTAAACTGCTTTTCAAGACCCCTTTCAACGGGAAGATGCTGGTTACCATGGAGCAGGACAAGGTTCTGAGCCATCAATACGTTGATGTTTCCAAACGCAATGCCAGCCTGGACCTGCAACTAACCGCCGAGCACCTGCCCAATGTATACATCACTGCTACCCTATTCAAACCCCATGATGCCTCAGATATCCCGCTTACGGTAGCGCATGGTTTCAGGAGCGTGAAGGTGGAACAGGCATCGCGGAAAATGCGGGTGGATATCCAGGCCCAGTCGGCCGTTCGCTCCCGTACCCACCAGAAGGTAATGGTGAAAACCCAACCGGGAAGCCAGGTCACCCTCGCCGCAGTTGACAATGGCGTTTTGCAGGTTACCGACTTTGCTACCCCTGATCCCTATGCGCATTTCTATGCACAACGCGCCCTGGGGGTAAACGCCTTCGACCTCTACCCTTTGCTGTTCCCCGAGTTGAAAGCCAGGCTGAGCAGCACCGGTGGCGATGGGGCGCTGAGCATGAACCAGCGGGTAAACCCCATGCCCAATAAGCGCGTGAAGATCGTTTCCTACTGGAGTGGCATCAAGACCGCTAACAGCTCAGGGGAAGCCAGCTTTGAGTTTGATATCCCGCAATTCTCCGGTGAGGTCAGGTTGATGGCACTGGCTGTCAACAATAACCAATTTGGTTCAGGCGAAAAACTGATGACAGTGGCAGATCCTGTTGTCCTGAGTACAGCCATGCCAAGATTCCTGAGTCCAACCGATACCATCAATGTTCCGGTGACCATCACCAATACCACCAGGAACAATGGCAACTTAACGGCCAGCATCAGGGTACAAGGGCCGCTGGAGGTGATCGGGTCCGGCCAGCAAACGGCCAGTGTTGAAGCTGGCAGTGAGGCCGTGGTGAACTTCAGGGTGGCTGCGCGTTCACAAATAGCTGCAGGAAAAGTAGAAATTGAAGTGGCCGGCATGGGCGAAAAGTTCAGGGAAGAAACCGATATCACCGTCAGGCCGCCTTCTACCCTTCAAAAGATGACCGGATCAGGAGTGGTCAATGCCAACAGCACAAAGGCGATCAGTATCGGCACGGCCGACTTCATGCCCGGCAGCAGTCGCTACCAGTTGGTGGTGAGTAGGTCACCTGCGCTCGAACTGGCCAATCAATTGCAATACCTCGTGGAATATCCCTATGGCTGTACCGAGCAGACCGTTTCATCCGCCTTCCCCCAATTGTATTTTGGTGATATGGCAGACTTGCTGAAGAAAGGAACGGCCAATAAACAAAGCGCCAATGCCAATGTGATGGAAGCCATCCGGAAGATCAAGATGCGCCAGTTATACAATGGTGCCATCACCCTATGGGACCAGGCCGATACTGAGAACTGGTGGGCGACGACCTATTCAGCGCATTTCCTGCTGGAAGCCAGGAAAGCAGGCTTCGAAGTGGAGCAGGGCCTGCTGAACACCATGCTGGGCTATATCAATAACAGGCTGCGCAATAAGGAAACCATCAATTACATCTATAACCGCGACAAGCAAAAGAAGATCGCACCGAAGGAAGTAGCCTACAGCCTGTATGTACTGGCACTGGCCGGCAGGCCGAATGTGCCGGTCATGAACTATTACAAGTCAAGGCCCGATATCCTGAGCCTGGATAGCAAATACCTGCTCGCGGCCACTTATGCACTGGCAGGTGATAAAAGTCGCTTCAAGGAGTTACTGCCCGGTTCGTTCAGCGGGGAGGTAGCAGTGGCGCAGACAGGAGGCAGCTTCTATTCTGATATTCGCGATGAGGCCATTGCCCTGAATGCCCTTATTGAGATCGACCCCAATAATGCCCAGGTACCGGTAATGGCAAGGCATGTAACGGATCAGTTGAAACAGCGCAGATGGTACAGCACCCAGGAATCATCCTTTGGTTTCCTGGCCATTGGCAAACTCTCCCGCAAGGCCAATCAAGCCAACACCAGCGGGGAGATCAGGGCCAATGGCAAGACCATTGCCCGGATCAATAACAATACGGTCAAGCTTAGCGATAAGGAATTGCCAGGCACCAATGTGGACCTTGTGGTGAAAGGAAATGGCCAGTTGTACTACTGGTGGCAGTCAGAAGGCATCAGCATTTCGGGTGCTTACAAGGAAGAAGACAGCTACCTGAAGATCAGGCGGAAATTCTATAACCGTAATGGACAACCGATCCATTCCAATGTCTTCAATCAAAATGACCTGGTGATCGTGCAGTTGGTGCTGGAAAAATCCTATAGCAGCGTGGTGGAGAACGTCGTGATCACCGATCTCCTGCCCGCAGGCTTCGAGATCGAGAACCCGCGGACCAAGGAGATCCCGGGTATGGATTGGATCAAGGATGCTTCCACGCCTACGCATATAGATGTCCGTGATGACAGGATCCATTTGTTTGTGGATGCGCAGCAGAACCGCCAGGTATATTACTATGCCGTAAGGGCGGTATCACCGGGCAAGTTCAGGATGGGGCCGGCCAGTGCTGATGCCATGTACAACAGCGAGTACCATTCTTACCATGGAGCGGGCATGATTACGGTAAAGAAGCCTTAA